GCCGCACCCTATGCTGGCCACCCCTCCTCTCGGGCCATGGACAGGGAGGCGGCAGCCTTGACCCTGGCTGCTGACACCTCCGGGTCAGGCTGCCCATGACAGAATCTCTGTTGACTGATCAATTCAGAAGAGGAAAGCCAACAAGCTTAAGATTGCTGAGCTCCTTTTAGTTCTTACAAACAATTTCACAACAGATTATTCTATTAGTGCCTAGCACCTACGTCCTAGAAGTTTATGTGAATTTAAATTCCTGAGGGTCATAACTAGAGCTGATTTTGTCCCCAGATATTACCTCAACACTCTTCTTCCCAAACCAAGTTCCAATAAGACATTCCTCCTTGTCATCTCCAGTATATGTGTATTGAAAAATGTAGCAATCTCCATTGTAAAATTTTGATTGatcagggtgtgacagaagAGTCTTGTCATTTCCATTGACACGCCAGACCTGATGccaaaaataaaggaaaataaTTCACCAACAAACTTACACCAAAAGAAAATGGATGAATGCTATGAAATAAAATTTGGTGTATAAACTTGGGTTGGAAGGCAGGCTTCAAAGGAGATGGGAGTAGATAAGATCAATGGTAAATTGAAGTTTCCATTTATTTTTCATGAGTGCGTTTGGGAGGCTAGAATGGAATCTTCAAAAGATACCTAGCaactcattaaaaaaaatccataataGTTTTCAGGAATAATACCTGTAAATGACCAGTGCAATCAATATAGGGCTGGGGTTCTTCTTTTACAGGTGCAGCTTTCATCAAGCCCTTAACATCTAATCCTTGACTTTTGAGGAGAGCTGAAACAACGGATGATACGTAAAGCTGTGGCATTTGGATAACCTTCTGGCAATGTGTTCAATTCGAACAGACAAAATTGTAGAAAATAACCTGCAACTTTGCCTCTTCCATCCTCAGATGACAGTTTCAGTTCAGGTGTTGCTGGCCACTCACTAAATTTTGACTTGAACATGACTGTTTCAAATCCTTCAATCACTTTGATAACATGTGATTTTGTTTGGCTACCATCAATGAGAAGTTTCTGTATAGAAGTAAAAGAAACTAAGAACGCACCAAGACAGAATAAACATGAATATGTTTTGAGCATCCAACTAGAAAGATtacttttttcaaaaataatcaTTATGATATGTTAACAAGGTGTTACTTTTGCTGAGCAGTGATTACAACAATAAATGGCcaggtttttttctttttgagagtgAAAAATAACTAGAGTCAGAAAGATGGTATATTAGTATATCCAAGTTACTCCTGCATATTCTAATCATTAGAGACGTCAAGCATGTACAATATTTTTGTATGGATATAATGAACAAACAGAAGCAATTTACGCTAAGAGGAAGATACCTCGGCGGCTTCACTTGCAGCCTTTCTCTCTTGCAAAGAAGTACTTCTGCCCATCCAAACATACATGTCAGCACCACAGTCTAGCAAATAGCATTTGTTTGACTGAAGTAATTCATGAGCCAGGGATTCAAAACTAGTGTTCTCCATCTTTCCTTGGTTAAAACTgaagaataaaataaatttgACTCAGTAAAAATCATAATTTCAAGAGGAAATTAATCAAATAGATGGCATCATTTATATAGCAAATAATTTATTCTCTTTGACAACTAACACTGAAGTGTTGTGGATATGGGAATAATGATAGTGGATTACCATAGCAATTTGATAACGATTTCTCTGTCTTCCGCATTATCCTCTGAAGATGTCTTCCTTGGAAGCGGCGCAAATCCACCAAACAAACCCCAAAATTCACCAGCTTCGGCATCAGCCATCAACTTTCCATCCTCTAAGAGAAAACTCCAAATTATCATATCATCTTCGTAATTGTGGTTTCGATATTGAAGGCACATTAACATAGTTGCTTACCAACAGCTGCAACTTCACACTTGCCCTCATGGAATGTATCTTTGATATACTGCACAATTTCAAGGGCTTTTGCTCTCTCTTGAATGCATGAGTTGGATCCATTGAATTGGTAAATTTTGGACTCGGTATCCAAAATAAATATGTCGTCGTGATTAAGGGATGAACGAGCAAAAGGAACCTGGTTTGTAAATAGAAAGCAGAATCAAGAAATGGGCAAACCTTaaacaggaaaaaaaagataGCGATTTTGATAGCTTGCCTCTTTAACATGAACAACATGCTTTCCTCTGCACACATATAAGCGAGTAACATGCTCCTGCTCATTAACTTCTACGTGGTTGAACCCAGAAGCTACCCCTCCTGGTTGTGGCATGATACAAGGTCTAAATAATGAGAGAAACTTTTCAGTTTCATTGCCTTGAAATTCCCGGTACTGGACAGCACGCCCTCCAAGGGCAGCATCAAGCTCCACAGTTAAAATTGCAGCAGTTCCAGCCTCATCCTaccaagaaaaatatttggcaTTTCCGGATAGCTATTAGTTAACAACAAAAACTGTTCAGTACCCTTAATACAAAATCAAGTGATGCACTGTCAAATGGTTTGAGAAGCTACCTGACTAGTATCTTTACCAAGCCAATAATGGATGTCATGGCGAAAGGAACCATTTTTTAACGCTGTTGTCTGTAGGGAACATGAGGAATAAATATTCAGAGAACTAAACGTTATGCAATCACTGAGATCAACCATAAACAAACTGAGCTATCATGATGACAAGTTTTTGACATAAATGATATCTCGGTATGGACAGTGAAGCATATCATGCACCAATATGATTAGAGATAATTCCTAGTATGTCATTGAAAATTTTCGAAATCCTCAATTTGCCATCGAAAATTTTCTTGTCCCTCATGTGCCACTACTTGAAATTTTCCTTCCCCTGTGTACCATTGCCGTTATAATGGAGCTGACAGCAGTGGTGTGAGGATCggtaacgtcctaagaggaaagtgaattaggacacttagaaactatttaGCTCCAaagacttcacaagataaatctatctcaatttttatttaaatatgctctagatttatctagtgtgtctactctaccgatcaaagcgtttGCAACcaatctaagaaggtaaattgcaagtaaataaatgcggaaacataaataaagtagagagagcaaacttgacataaggatttttcccgtggtatctaTGGTATAAATGAcatccctagtccatgttggagctccaccaagaatatgctcccggtcgacacCCGATCACGGCTATTgaaccaccaagtcacaaagacaagacctcaacctggatgagccaccaaggcaaggcctaaCCACAAGCTTCTCTTTTGGtcccttgccgccgtgatcacttcagagcttgatttagggtctccgcgtccccgtacatgtgtcttgccgccgctccacaccaagtcggaaggtcaacaagttgccggcgagtcaccaagactccaaggtgccgacgtacctctcggtacaaagTTAGATCATTtcttgattcactctctaggcagcaatcacctagcaacactctctctaaatttataagcactaatcacttactaatcttgtgtttaatcgtcttggatgatcaatttaagcactttgataacttgaatatcttctcatatgtatatggacttctctggactccagccccttcaaatgactgagtgaaggggtatttgtagcctcaaacctgcggagtagccgttgctccaacggctcaactttactgtgaacaccggatgatccggtgacaacagtagtataaACGCCGGACCATCACGggtgtgtacatcagtggatactagccgttagaactccactcaaacttcttctgaacaccgTATTCTCAGGTGTATactcaaatccatcaccagaccttccagtgaggtatcttgagccatccgactCTTTGCACCTTCTccgtgtaaattgctccagtgaagTCTCCGGTGTGCATCTCTTCATCaacagaccatccggtgagttatcctgagccaaacCGCAcatttgcagcctctctgtgtaaaatgttctggtgcattcattcggtgttcatttcattcacaccggaccatccagtgagttaaactttctcttctttttcctagaaatactccgatgcaactatctctatgatcaccggactatccggtgacttcatccttcttctttttcaacAGTTGCATCCTCTCTGGTAGGAATGCCCCGGTGAGATCATCCATTGTGCACAAGCCAAACACCGTATTATCCGGTCAACTAACCACCACTCTTCAGCACTTGTAACTCTCTCTACAAGAATAACTCTAGTGTATATCTTCCGCtgatcaccagatcatccggtgggttgttccacTTTACCTTATAAGCaaaaacactccggtgagtacacggGTCttaacaccgaactatccagtgccttctttctcctctgctGAGAATACTCCGATGATTATAGCATTCagtacaccggaccatctggtgagaacaaatcttctaggacttcttcaattcaaccaaattttatcCCGATTGCGGTAGCTTCTTTatatattgtatccatgagacctactaacatatatttttgataaacatgttagtcctattgactatattgtcattaatcactaaaatcacaatcataacctaatagggctatttgcACTACAAGTGACACACAGGGAAAGAGAAATTTAGTTTTTTCATCCCCTGTGTGCCATTAGAATTAACAATAGCGTTATGACAGAAGTGGCATACAGGGTAAGGACAATTTCAAGTAGTGGCACATGAGGGACGAGAATTTTTTTGTGGTAGATCGAGGATTTTGACAACTTTCGATGGCATATAGGGAATTGTCTCATGTGATTAAGGGATTCATCATATGATATAATAATGAGAAATAgacaaagaaaacaaagaaaatattttttcacagaTTTATCAGGGCCTCTAAACTTTTGTTTCAAGCTGGACCAAATCTTTTACCATTCGCAATTATATATGATGCACCAATAATCTTCCAACAGAAAAACAGACATGCGTACCAAGGCATTAGTACTTTCATACCTTCAAGATGATATATGAATCACCAATGTAAAATTTTCCATATGAAGGTGTCGGCACAGGAACTGGCTTAAAATTCTCTATACGCCATATCTCCAGACCACTAAAATCAAATTAAGGATTACAATGCATGTACAAGGGACTCTTACGAACAACAAGAGTGCAGGGGGTACAAGTCTAGGTAAATGATGAAGAGTAACTTTGAAAGGTTAGCATCAGTGTTTGCTCGACCTTTACTTCAACTAAATCGCTATTTCTGTTTAGTTTGGTCTTCAAAACAAATTCTGTTTAGTTCACTCACCCTCTAATACAATGACTAATTTTCGCCCCT
This genomic window from Phragmites australis chromosome 7, lpPhrAust1.1, whole genome shotgun sequence contains:
- the LOC133924915 gene encoding villin-4-like isoform X3 codes for the protein MSVSMKDLDPAFRGAGQKDGLEIWRIENFKPVPVPTPSYGKFYIGDSYIILKTTALKNGSFRHDIHYWLGKDTSQDEAGTAAILTVELDAALGGRAVQYREFQGNETEKFLSLFRPCIMPQPGGVASGFNHVEVNEQEHVTRLYVCRGKHVVHVKEVPFARSSLNHDDIFILDTESKIYQFNGSNSCIQERAKALEIVQYIKDTFHEGKCEVAAVEDGKLMADAEAGEFWGLFGGFAPLPRKTSSEDNAEDREIVIKLLCFNQGKMENTSFESLAHELLQSNKCYLLDCGADMYVWMGRSTSLQERKAASEAAEKLLIDGSQTKSHVIKVIEGFETVMFKSKFSEWPATPELKLSSEDGRGKVAALLKSQGLDVKGLMKAAPVKEEPQPYIDCTGHLQVWRVNGNDKTLLSHPDQSKFYNGDCYIFQYTYTGDDKEECLIGTWFGKKSVEEERVSAMSLASKMVQAAKFQAVQARLYEGKEPLQFFVIFQSFQVFKGGLSSGYKNFVAQNGIDDDTYSEAGLALFRIQGSGSENMQALQVDAVASSLNSSYCYILHNGNTVFTWTGNLTTSLDHDLVERQLDVIKPNLPSRSQKEGRETDQFWELLGGKSKYSNQKVGRERESDPHLFSCILSKGNIKVKEIHHFTQDDLMTEDIFVLDCRSDVFVWVGQEVDAKVKSQAMDIGEKFLVLDFLMENLSRETPIFRVSEGCEPQFFTRFFNWDSTKSLMHGSSYQRKLAIVKGGATPSSDEEVRDKINLSVREACLPVQNVLVFEENLQPSLH